A portion of the Flavobacteriales bacterium genome contains these proteins:
- a CDS encoding SRPBCC family protein produces MHTYSATQKIPISLEQAWDFFSSPKNLSLITPPEMRFEIQSEVPEKMYSGLFIQYKVRPLMNIPTTWVTEIKHVEEPLYFVDEQIEGPYTVWHHQHFFKVIDGGIEMTDIVDYKIPMGIIGKFMNRLFIRKKINAIFEYRRKKLIELFGEIKY; encoded by the coding sequence GATCAGCTTAGAACAGGCCTGGGACTTTTTTTCGTCACCGAAAAATTTATCCCTTATTACGCCACCCGAAATGCGATTTGAAATCCAATCGGAGGTTCCTGAAAAAATGTATTCCGGATTATTTATTCAGTATAAGGTTCGTCCGCTAATGAACATCCCCACCACCTGGGTAACGGAAATAAAACACGTTGAAGAACCACTGTATTTTGTCGATGAACAAATAGAAGGTCCTTATACCGTATGGCATCATCAGCATTTTTTTAAAGTGATTGATGGCGGAATAGAGATGACCGACATTGTCGATTATAAAATTCCTATGGGAATCATCGGAAAATTCATGAACCGGCTTTTTATCCGAAAAAAAATAAATGCAATTTTCGAATACCGCCGCAAGAAACTCATTGAGCTATTCGGAGAAATAAAATATTAA
- a CDS encoding Ig-like domain-containing protein, producing MKKFLLLYLIVFAASCAQMAVPTGGDKDVVPPQLVNDHCYPKNGSVNVNTKEIRLEFDEYVKLNDPRSKIFFSPALSTSPDYILRGKTLFIHFNGDLQANTTYTMHMGSAVVDITEGNPAAGLNYVFSTGPVLDSLQVNGKVINALNRNPEKGVMLALYELNQDSAFFKGLPSYLSFSDAQGNFSISHVKSGDYLLYALKESNGNYRYDASGEEAGFFADTIHLNGGLSLGNIEISLIKERREKLFVQKREFFEPGILNLIFSRPYNGVPELFSMNADRQPTAVRNFIKHDDSLQISFSDPLVQSLIVRIEEDSAHVFTDTIMLLRDEKKREKSLQQPLIYRNNFTPYLDIKQDLQLKFDVPCDIIGNDFQLLIDSVRVQAEIEKVDEKTILIHPVQRLAPGSRGILLVGTNLVKDVFGRSISADTLRFKVRNEDYYGALYLDFKLENHPNGILQLINDKGQIRTQWNNPPSTILEFPLLAPGNYKLRYIIDTDGNGEWSPGSVTDRILPEQVILFNQEISIRSNWDLELEWK from the coding sequence TTGAAAAAGTTTCTCCTTTTATACCTCATTGTATTTGCAGCATCCTGCGCGCAAATGGCGGTTCCTACCGGTGGGGATAAAGATGTAGTCCCTCCTCAATTGGTCAACGATCATTGTTACCCGAAAAACGGTTCCGTAAATGTTAATACCAAAGAAATCCGACTGGAGTTTGATGAGTATGTAAAATTAAACGATCCGCGTTCCAAAATCTTTTTTTCTCCCGCTTTGAGCACGAGTCCTGATTATATTTTGCGTGGTAAAACATTGTTTATTCATTTCAACGGCGATTTACAAGCCAATACCACGTACACCATGCACATGGGTTCGGCAGTGGTAGATATTACCGAAGGAAATCCGGCAGCGGGATTGAATTATGTTTTTTCAACGGGACCCGTTCTCGATTCGCTTCAGGTGAATGGGAAAGTGATCAACGCATTAAACCGAAATCCCGAAAAGGGAGTCATGCTTGCTTTGTATGAATTGAATCAGGATAGTGCTTTTTTTAAAGGACTCCCTTCCTATTTAAGCTTCAGCGATGCGCAGGGAAATTTTTCGATCAGTCATGTGAAAAGCGGAGATTATTTACTTTATGCACTCAAAGAAAGTAATGGCAATTATCGTTATGACGCCAGTGGTGAAGAGGCCGGATTTTTTGCCGACACCATTCATTTAAATGGGGGATTGTCGTTAGGAAACATTGAAATTTCCCTGATCAAAGAGCGGCGCGAAAAATTGTTTGTGCAGAAGCGCGAGTTTTTCGAACCCGGAATTCTGAATCTAATTTTTTCGCGTCCCTATAACGGTGTCCCCGAATTGTTTTCGATGAACGCGGACCGGCAACCGACGGCGGTAAGAAATTTTATTAAGCACGACGACAGTCTACAAATTTCCTTTTCCGATCCATTGGTTCAATCGCTGATTGTTCGGATTGAGGAAGATTCTGCGCATGTTTTTACGGATACCATTATGTTGTTGCGCGATGAAAAAAAGCGTGAAAAATCGCTGCAGCAACCCTTGATTTACCGGAATAACTTTACACCTTATCTCGATATTAAGCAGGATCTTCAATTGAAGTTTGATGTCCCCTGCGATATCATCGGAAACGATTTTCAATTATTGATCGACAGCGTTCGTGTTCAGGCAGAAATTGAAAAGGTGGATGAGAAAACCATCCTCATTCATCCCGTTCAACGTTTGGCTCCCGGAAGCCGCGGAATTTTACTAGTGGGGACTAATTTGGTGAAGGATGTATTCGGAAGAAGTATTTCGGCCGATACGCTTCGTTTTAAAGTAAGAAATGAAGATTATTACGGTGCTCTGTATCTCGATTTTAAACTGGAGAATCATCCGAACGGAATTTTGCAGTTGATAAATGATAAAGGACAAATCCGAACGCAGTGGAATAATCCTCCTTCTACCATACTTGAATTTCCATTGCTGGCACCGGGCAATTATAAATTGCGGTACATTATAGATACCGACGGAAACGGGGAATGGTCGCCGGGTTCTGTTACGGACAGAATATTACCGGAGCAGGTCATTTTATTTAATCAGGAAATTTCTATCCGCTCTAATTGGGATCTTGAGCTGGAGTGGAAATAA
- a CDS encoding GAF domain-containing protein, producing the protein MAEELHIEVSASRKEKYESLLPQLKGLTEGEPDLIANISNIVAALKSTFQFFWVGVYFVKENELVLGPFQGTIACTRIAYGKGVCGACFKEKKTIIVPDVDAFPGHIACSSDSRSEIVVPVLDAKGNVLLVLDVDSDQLNDFSEVDQWGLENVAGLIQSLH; encoded by the coding sequence ATGGCAGAAGAATTACACATAGAAGTCAGTGCGAGTCGGAAAGAAAAATACGAATCGCTATTGCCCCAGCTGAAGGGATTAACGGAAGGCGAACCCGATTTAATTGCCAATATTTCGAATATCGTTGCCGCTTTAAAATCGACTTTTCAGTTTTTTTGGGTAGGTGTTTATTTCGTAAAAGAAAATGAACTGGTTCTGGGTCCCTTTCAAGGAACCATTGCCTGTACACGGATTGCTTATGGAAAAGGTGTTTGCGGTGCCTGTTTTAAAGAGAAAAAAACCATTATTGTTCCGGATGTAGATGCATTTCCCGGACATATCGCATGTAGTTCCGATTCCCGTTCCGAGATTGTAGTTCCGGTTTTGGACGCCAAAGGAAATGTGTTGCTGGTGCTGGATGTGGATAGTGATCAGCTGAATGATTTTTCGGAAGTGGATCAGTGGGGATTGGAAAATGTGGCCGGATTAATTCAATCGCTCCATTGA
- the polA gene encoding DNA polymerase I: MPENEKKLFLLDAFALIFRGYFALASNAKFNPVNSKGVDTSAVLGFTNTLVELLNKQKPTHIAVVFDTAAPTVRHEEFSEYKANRDETPEAIIVGVPYIKEIIKAFRIPVIETDGYEADDVIGTLAKKAEKQGYVTYMMTPDKDFGQLVDENILIYRPGRFGNEAEVLGVAEVCEKFGVDRPEQVIDILGLMGDAVDNIPGVPGIGPKTASQLVKEYGSVENVIANADKLKGKLKEKVEQHKDQALLSKRLATIITDSPVEFDEQDLILEEPDKEKILELFTELEFKTLAKRVLGQELKPAVQKGDQFDLFSTGDANAEENNEEHEGEIRSLDNITTVKHEYKIASSDEEINHLVQTLSTLREFCFDTETTSLEVLDAELVGMSFSWHRHEAWYVPFPENQEEAKAILQKFKPVFEQTEIRKIGQNIKYDFMVLAQYGIEIKGELFDTMLAHYLIEPDQRHGMDELAENFLNYQPVSIEELIGKKGKSQGSMRDVELSQIAEYAGEDADITYQLKLRFEPELKSRAAEALFQSVECPLVPVLAHMEMEGVHLDIDFLREYSAELEIEITGIEKEINQLAGTPFNINSPKQLGQILFEVLKIDEKAKKTKTGQYATSEDILVKLMDKHPIIEKILDYREIGKLKSTYVDSLPEMVHPKTGRVHTTFMQAVAATGRLSSNNPNLQNIPIRTERGKKIRKAFIPRNEEFVLVSADYSQVELRIMAALSQDENMVRAFSNNIDIHTATAAKVFGVAEVDVIKDMRSRAKAVNFGIIYGQTAYGLSQNLGIPQKEAKEIIDNYFQQYPSVKKYMEESIRKGHELGYVETIMGRRRYLPDIDSGNATVRGFAERNAINAPLQGSAADIIKIAMINIHEEIKKRKLKSKMVLQVHDELVFDAHQSELDELLPLIKDKMEHAVDLSVPLLVEIDKGKNWLEAH; the protein is encoded by the coding sequence ATGCCAGAAAACGAAAAAAAATTATTTTTATTGGATGCCTTTGCGCTTATTTTCAGAGGATATTTTGCGCTTGCCTCCAATGCCAAATTTAATCCCGTTAACTCTAAGGGGGTCGATACCTCTGCTGTTTTGGGATTTACCAATACACTGGTAGAACTGCTCAATAAGCAAAAACCCACTCATATTGCCGTAGTTTTCGATACGGCCGCTCCAACTGTGCGCCACGAAGAATTTTCCGAGTATAAAGCCAATCGCGATGAAACTCCCGAAGCCATTATCGTTGGTGTTCCCTATATCAAAGAAATCATCAAGGCATTCCGTATTCCGGTAATTGAAACGGATGGCTATGAAGCGGATGATGTGATTGGAACGTTGGCAAAAAAAGCGGAAAAGCAGGGATATGTTACGTACATGATGACCCCCGACAAAGATTTTGGTCAACTCGTTGATGAAAATATTCTCATTTATCGTCCGGGTCGTTTCGGTAATGAAGCAGAAGTATTAGGTGTAGCGGAAGTCTGCGAAAAATTCGGCGTGGATCGTCCCGAACAGGTCATCGATATCCTCGGTCTCATGGGAGATGCGGTTGACAATATTCCGGGTGTTCCGGGAATCGGACCAAAAACAGCATCACAGTTGGTGAAGGAATATGGCAGCGTAGAAAATGTAATTGCCAATGCCGATAAATTAAAAGGAAAACTCAAGGAGAAAGTCGAACAACACAAAGACCAGGCATTGCTTTCGAAACGACTGGCCACCATCATTACCGATTCGCCGGTTGAATTTGATGAGCAGGATTTAATTCTTGAAGAACCCGACAAAGAAAAAATTCTTGAACTCTTTACCGAACTCGAATTTAAAACACTTGCCAAGCGGGTATTGGGACAAGAACTGAAACCGGCTGTTCAAAAAGGCGATCAGTTTGATTTGTTCAGCACAGGTGATGCCAACGCAGAAGAAAACAATGAAGAACACGAAGGAGAAATTCGTTCGCTGGATAACATTACTACCGTAAAACACGAATACAAAATTGCATCATCCGATGAGGAAATCAATCACCTGGTGCAAACACTTAGCACATTGCGTGAATTTTGTTTCGATACGGAAACCACATCACTCGAGGTGCTCGATGCGGAATTAGTGGGGATGTCCTTTTCCTGGCACCGCCACGAAGCCTGGTACGTTCCCTTTCCGGAAAATCAGGAAGAAGCAAAAGCGATACTGCAAAAATTTAAACCCGTATTTGAACAAACTGAAATACGGAAAATCGGACAAAATATTAAATACGATTTCATGGTGCTTGCGCAATATGGAATTGAAATAAAAGGTGAATTGTTCGACACCATGCTTGCTCATTATCTCATTGAACCTGATCAACGTCACGGAATGGATGAGCTGGCCGAAAATTTTCTGAACTATCAACCAGTTTCCATTGAGGAACTCATTGGTAAAAAAGGAAAATCGCAAGGCAGTATGCGCGATGTTGAATTATCGCAAATTGCAGAATATGCAGGAGAAGATGCCGATATTACCTATCAGCTAAAACTTCGTTTTGAACCCGAATTAAAATCGCGCGCTGCCGAAGCATTGTTTCAATCGGTGGAATGTCCGCTCGTTCCCGTTCTCGCTCACATGGAAATGGAAGGCGTGCATCTGGATATCGATTTTCTGCGCGAATACAGTGCTGAACTGGAAATAGAAATTACCGGCATCGAAAAAGAAATTAATCAACTGGCAGGGACGCCCTTCAACATTAATTCGCCGAAACAACTTGGACAAATTCTCTTCGAGGTTTTAAAAATCGACGAGAAAGCGAAAAAAACGAAAACGGGTCAATACGCCACCAGTGAAGACATCCTCGTGAAGTTGATGGACAAACATCCGATCATCGAAAAAATTCTCGATTACCGTGAAATCGGAAAATTAAAAAGTACGTATGTGGATTCCCTGCCGGAAATGGTGCATCCGAAAACGGGTCGCGTACACACCACGTTTATGCAAGCGGTTGCGGCAACCGGACGTTTGTCTTCCAACAATCCGAATCTGCAGAATATTCCTATTCGAACTGAACGCGGAAAAAAAATCCGGAAAGCATTTATCCCCAGAAACGAAGAATTTGTTTTAGTGTCGGCCGACTATTCCCAGGTTGAATTGCGGATAATGGCAGCATTGAGTCAGGATGAAAACATGGTCCGCGCCTTCAGCAACAACATCGACATTCACACTGCCACTGCTGCGAAAGTATTTGGCGTTGCCGAAGTAGATGTGATCAAGGACATGAGAAGTCGCGCGAAGGCGGTCAATTTTGGAATCATTTATGGTCAAACCGCCTATGGTTTATCCCAAAACCTCGGTATTCCGCAAAAAGAAGCCAAAGAGATCATTGATAATTATTTTCAGCAATATCCTTCCGTAAAAAAATATATGGAAGAAAGCATCCGAAAAGGACATGAGCTGGGTTATGTAGAAACCATCATGGGCAGAAGAAGGTATTTACCCGATATCGATTCCGGCAATGCCACGGTGAGAGGATTTGCCGAGCGAAATGCAATTAATGCCCCATTACAGGGATCGGCGGCAGATATTATTAAAATAGCCATGATTAACATTCACGAAGAGATTAAAAAGCGCAAGCTGAAATCGAAAATGGTGCTGCAGGTCCACGATGAATTGGTATTTGATGCGCATCAGTCGGAACTGGACGAACTGCTTCCGCTGATCAAGGACAAGATGGAACATGCCGTAGATTTGAGTGTGCCCTTGCTGGTAGAGATCGACAAAGGGAAAAACTGGCTCGAAGCCCACTAA